A single Carnobacterium alterfunditum DSM 5972 DNA region contains:
- a CDS encoding AI-2E family transporter, with translation MNYLKQSKLLLWTLWVLAMVLIIYIATKISFVFQPVLVLFSTLFIPVISAGFLFYLLNPLIKVMQKLKIKRSYAIILVMFLFLSGAILFIIKTFPILMGQLSDLIENSPAILSDIEVQTKHIASFAIFDNVDLEGTLNRLNLSLDAFSKTILSSFTTSISSIIAGVANLTIVLITVPIVLFYMFHDGEKLQLAATRLFPDKYQKHVFELLHQTNLIITAYISGKGLASIVVAILIYFGFLLIGLPYTLLLAIVNGFTNLIPFIGPFIGAVPAFIVALTISPTAALLVTLIVLVVQQLDVNLLTPKFVGRSLAIHPLTIIFILLVAGKMLGIVGIIFGVPAFAVIKTIVVYIKNTQTTAENH, from the coding sequence ATGAATTATCTTAAACAGTCAAAATTATTACTATGGACACTGTGGGTCTTAGCAATGGTTCTCATTATTTATATTGCAACTAAGATCAGCTTTGTTTTCCAACCCGTACTTGTTTTATTTTCGACACTTTTTATTCCAGTTATAAGTGCCGGATTTTTATTTTACTTGCTGAATCCCTTGATTAAAGTGATGCAAAAATTAAAAATTAAACGCAGTTACGCTATTATTTTAGTTATGTTTCTATTTCTTAGCGGAGCAATCCTGTTTATTATTAAAACTTTCCCTATCCTGATGGGTCAGCTATCTGATTTAATTGAAAATAGTCCCGCTATTCTTTCAGATATTGAGGTTCAAACAAAACATATTGCATCATTCGCTATATTTGATAATGTTGATCTGGAGGGAACTTTAAATCGGTTAAACCTTTCACTTGACGCTTTTTCCAAAACAATTTTATCTAGTTTCACAACCAGCATTAGTTCCATCATTGCAGGAGTGGCCAACTTAACGATCGTCTTGATCACGGTGCCAATTGTCTTATTCTATATGTTCCATGACGGTGAAAAATTACAATTAGCTGCTACCCGTTTATTTCCCGATAAATATCAAAAACATGTCTTTGAATTACTACATCAGACAAATCTTATCATTACTGCCTACATCAGTGGGAAAGGTTTAGCGAGTATCGTCGTTGCTATCTTGATCTATTTTGGTTTTCTACTGATAGGGCTGCCTTACACCTTATTATTGGCAATTGTTAATGGATTTACTAATCTTATTCCTTTTATTGGCCCCTTTATTGGTGCTGTACCAGCATTTATTGTTGCCTTAACTATTTCTCCAACAGCAGCTTTACTAGTCACCTTGATCGTACTAGTTGTTCAACAACTTGATGTCAATTTACTGACACCAAAATTTGTTGGGAGATCATTAGCTATTCATCCATTAACGATTATTTTCATTTTGTTAGTAGCAGGAAAAATGCTTGGAATTGTTGGGATCATTTTCGGTGTTCCCGCTTTTGCTGTGATCAAAACAATAGTTGTTTATATTAAAAATACGCAAACCACTGCCGAAAATCACTAA
- a CDS encoding DUF368 domain-containing protein, whose product MTYLIDFLKGIIIGIANIIPGVSGGTMAVSLDIYDRLISSISHLFKNWKASLKTLAPILVGAGVGIIVFTYTIEFLLSSYTLPTALAFIGLILGGIPGLWESFQNGLETQKQTISISHIIAFTLMFVLVVIILPILQESGTALTAIQLDPLSLIKLFIIGIIASATMIIPGVSGSLILMVLGYYYLIINTITLFITALRTGDMDSLLPNFILLSVFSLGVLIGIFLISKAIEFLFEHYSSVTYSGILGLVIASPFAILVNTKALNDLQTTQALPFAVVGIVLLVICYYGIYQLGKNETN is encoded by the coding sequence ATGACATATTTAATCGATTTTTTAAAAGGTATTATTATAGGGATAGCTAATATCATTCCCGGTGTAAGCGGAGGAACGATGGCAGTCTCCTTGGATATTTACGATCGTTTGATCTCTTCAATTAGTCATCTATTTAAAAATTGGAAAGCTAGTTTAAAAACATTAGCTCCTATCTTAGTAGGGGCAGGCGTTGGTATTATTGTATTTACCTATACCATCGAGTTCTTATTAAGCTCATATACTTTGCCAACAGCCTTAGCTTTTATAGGCCTGATTTTGGGTGGTATTCCAGGTTTATGGGAATCTTTTCAAAATGGTCTAGAGACACAAAAGCAGACAATTTCGATTAGCCACATTATTGCTTTTACTCTTATGTTTGTGTTAGTTGTTATCATACTCCCTATACTACAGGAATCAGGAACCGCTCTAACAGCCATTCAATTAGATCCTTTAAGTTTGATCAAGTTATTCATCATAGGAATTATTGCATCCGCAACGATGATAATTCCAGGGGTAAGCGGGTCTTTGATTTTAATGGTTTTAGGCTATTACTATTTGATCATCAATACTATAACACTCTTCATAACTGCTTTACGGACAGGTGATATGGATTCATTGTTGCCTAACTTTATTCTTCTGTCGGTCTTTAGTTTGGGTGTTTTGATCGGTATCTTTTTAATCAGTAAAGCAATCGAATTTTTATTTGAACATTATAGTTCAGTAACTTATAGCGGAATATTAGGTTTAGTGATTGCTTCACCATTCGCCATTTTGGTGAATACAAAGGCACTGAATGATTTACAAACTACTCAAGCACTCCCTTTTGCTGTTGTAGGAATAGTACTTTTGGTTATTTGTTATTACGGTATTTATCAATTAGGTAAAAACGAAACCAATTAG
- a CDS encoding transporter substrate-binding domain-containing protein has translation MKKRNLLATVILSSVLFIGACSSDDGSTTEADTTKGSDQVTIASIKEAGVLKVGVKEDVPNFGLKNTDTGEIEGFEIDIARKLAEDILGDPDAIELTPVTAKTRGPLLDNGEVDMIIATFTVTEERKETYNFTDAYYEDAVGLLVKKDKNYEGLEDMDEANVGVAQSSTTSEAITSEAEQYGITVEFSEYATYPEIKAALDSGRVDAFSVDRSILAGYLDDSTEILPDRFATQDYGIATKKTNVELAKYANELITTWGEDDTLNGLISKWGLSE, from the coding sequence ATGAAAAAAAGAAATTTATTAGCAACAGTTATTTTGTCTAGCGTATTATTTATAGGTGCTTGTTCGTCAGATGACGGTTCAACAACAGAAGCAGACACGACAAAAGGGTCAGATCAAGTAACAATTGCATCAATCAAAGAAGCAGGAGTTTTAAAAGTAGGGGTAAAAGAAGACGTTCCAAATTTTGGATTAAAGAATACGGATACCGGAGAGATAGAAGGTTTTGAAATTGATATTGCTAGAAAGTTAGCGGAAGATATTTTAGGTGATCCGGATGCGATTGAATTGACGCCTGTCACGGCCAAAACACGCGGTCCATTACTGGATAATGGTGAAGTTGATATGATCATTGCTACTTTTACAGTTACAGAAGAACGCAAAGAAACATATAATTTTACAGATGCGTACTATGAAGATGCCGTTGGTTTATTAGTTAAAAAAGATAAAAATTACGAAGGCTTAGAGGATATGGATGAAGCAAACGTTGGTGTAGCACAAAGTTCTACAACGTCAGAAGCCATTACATCAGAAGCTGAACAATACGGTATCACAGTAGAATTTTCAGAATACGCTACTTATCCAGAAATTAAAGCGGCATTAGATTCAGGTCGTGTAGATGCATTTAGTGTGGACAGATCTATTTTGGCTGGTTATTTAGATGATTCAACTGAAATTTTGCCAGACCGTTTTGCAACGCAAGATTATGGAATTGCAACGAAGAAAACAAATGTTGAGTTAGCAAAGTATGCAAATGAGTTGATCACTACGTGGGGAGAAGATGATACTCTTAATGGATTGATTTCAAAGTGGGGATTGAGTGAATAA
- a CDS encoding amino acid ABC transporter ATP-binding protein: MIKLQNVNKYFGDHHVLKDVNLEVAEGEKVVIIGPSGSGKSTTVRCMNFLEEPTTGEVYIDGNQITEKNKLEMVRNSSAMVFQQFNLYPHMTVLGNLTIGPIKLQNKSKKEAEELAYHYLDIVGLREKATAYPSTLSGGQQQRVAIARSLCSEKKIILFDEPTSALDPETVQEVLDVMIKLSSMNITMVVVTHEMGFAKQVADRVIFMDDGMILEVGPPEHFFENPTHERTKEFLSKILR, from the coding sequence TTGATCAAGCTACAGAATGTAAATAAGTATTTTGGTGACCACCACGTGCTAAAAGACGTTAATTTAGAGGTGGCAGAAGGAGAAAAAGTCGTGATTATAGGGCCTTCTGGTTCTGGAAAAAGTACCACGGTCAGATGTATGAATTTTCTTGAGGAGCCTACAACTGGAGAAGTTTATATAGATGGCAATCAAATAACGGAAAAAAACAAATTAGAAATGGTACGAAATTCTTCTGCTATGGTCTTTCAACAGTTTAATCTATACCCACATATGACAGTGTTAGGAAACCTGACAATCGGACCTATAAAGTTACAGAATAAATCAAAAAAAGAAGCAGAAGAACTGGCTTATCACTATCTAGATATTGTAGGGTTGCGAGAAAAAGCCACAGCTTATCCCTCGACACTCTCTGGAGGCCAACAGCAAAGAGTTGCTATTGCCAGATCACTTTGTTCTGAAAAGAAAATCATCTTGTTTGATGAACCTACATCCGCTTTAGACCCAGAGACGGTTCAAGAAGTTTTGGACGTTATGATCAAACTATCTAGCATGAATATTACAATGGTCGTTGTCACCCACGAAATGGGTTTTGCTAAACAAGTAGCGGACCGTGTCATCTTTATGGACGATGGAATGATCCTAGAAGTTGGACCACCAGAGCATTTCTTTGAAAATCCTACTCATGAAAGAACAAAAGAATTTTTAAGTAAAATTTTAAGATAA
- the tyrS gene encoding tyrosine--tRNA ligase: MNIIDELEWRDAINQQTDEEGLKKLINQKKVGLYCGVDPTGDSMHIGHLIPFMILKRFQLAGHRPVIVIGGATGSIGDPSGKSEERVLQTSEQVQYNVNKLTYQMEKLFDAGKNEESIRMVNNLDWTKEISLLDFLRNIGKSFNVNTMLSKDIVASRLETGISFTEFTYQILQSIDFLHLYQHEDVQLQIGGADQWGNITAGLEYIRKQEGPEAEAYGLTIPLMLKADGTKFGKTAGGAIWLDPEKTTPYEFYQFWLNQDDRDVVKYLKYFTFLTKEEIEALGEKIAAEPHKREAQKTLAREMTLFVHGEQALMDAEKITAALFSGNVKELTADQIEEGFKNMPTFEAPKEEWNIVEWLVDVVGIEPSRRQAREDIKNGALSMNGEKVTDVEAIVKPENSFDERFILIRKGKKKYFLIKLV, translated from the coding sequence ATGAACATTATTGATGAACTAGAATGGCGCGATGCCATTAATCAACAAACAGATGAAGAAGGATTGAAAAAATTGATCAACCAAAAAAAAGTAGGCTTATACTGTGGGGTTGATCCGACTGGTGATAGCATGCATATTGGTCATTTGATTCCTTTCATGATCTTGAAAAGATTTCAATTAGCTGGTCACCGTCCGGTCATCGTTATTGGTGGTGCTACTGGTTCAATCGGCGATCCAAGTGGAAAATCAGAAGAACGTGTTCTACAGACCAGCGAACAAGTTCAATATAATGTCAATAAATTAACTTACCAAATGGAAAAACTATTTGATGCAGGTAAAAATGAAGAATCTATTCGTATGGTAAACAATTTGGATTGGACAAAAGAAATCTCTTTACTCGATTTCTTACGCAATATCGGGAAAAGTTTTAATGTCAACACGATGTTGTCTAAAGACATCGTCGCTAGTCGTTTGGAAACCGGTATTTCATTTACTGAATTTACTTATCAAATTTTGCAATCAATTGATTTCTTACACTTATACCAACATGAAGATGTTCAATTACAAATTGGCGGTGCAGACCAATGGGGAAATATTACGGCTGGTTTAGAATACATCCGTAAACAAGAAGGTCCTGAGGCTGAAGCCTATGGGTTGACCATTCCATTAATGTTAAAAGCTGACGGAACTAAGTTTGGAAAAACTGCTGGTGGTGCTATTTGGTTAGATCCAGAAAAAACCACTCCTTATGAATTTTACCAATTTTGGTTAAATCAGGATGACCGTGATGTGGTGAAATACTTGAAATACTTTACTTTCTTAACAAAAGAAGAAATTGAAGCTTTAGGTGAAAAAATAGCAGCTGAGCCACATAAACGCGAAGCTCAAAAAACATTGGCTCGTGAAATGACGTTGTTTGTTCATGGAGAACAAGCTTTGATGGACGCTGAAAAGATCACTGCGGCTCTTTTTTCTGGTAATGTAAAAGAGTTAACAGCTGATCAAATTGAAGAAGGTTTCAAGAATATGCCTACTTTTGAAGCTCCAAAAGAAGAATGGAATATTGTTGAATGGTTAGTTGATGTAGTTGGTATCGAACCTTCTAGACGTCAAGCTCGTGAAGATATCAAAAACGGGGCTTTATCAATGAACGGTGAAAAGGTTACCGATGTTGAAGCCATCGTTAAACCTGAAAACTCTTTTGATGAACGCTTTATCCTCATTCGCAAAGGAAAGAAAAAATATTTCTTAATCAAATTAGTTTAA
- a CDS encoding glucose 1-dehydrogenase codes for MKLENKSVIVTGSAGGIGEAIARLFAKEGANIILADCNEEGVKKVADELNKLRRNSAIALKVDVSKKEDTDRMIEVTLEKFGSLDILVNNAGIMDGFEPIGDISDAKWQKIMDVNVLGVMRSIRRAIPIFKAQKSGIIINIASLGGLYGARAGVAYTTSKHALVGLTKNTAFMYAKENIRCNAIAPGGVATNIATSMGDINQFGMAKTQPGLALSPSFGQPEDIATVALFLASAESNFVNGAVLTADGGWSAY; via the coding sequence ATGAAATTGGAGAACAAATCAGTTATCGTTACAGGGTCTGCTGGAGGAATTGGTGAGGCGATTGCTCGCTTATTTGCCAAAGAAGGGGCCAATATTATTTTAGCCGATTGCAATGAAGAAGGCGTAAAAAAAGTTGCTGATGAATTGAATAAGTTACGCCGGAATTCAGCTATTGCCTTAAAAGTAGACGTCTCAAAAAAAGAAGATACTGATCGCATGATTGAAGTTACGCTTGAAAAGTTTGGCTCTTTAGATATTCTTGTGAATAATGCAGGGATCATGGATGGTTTTGAACCGATCGGAGATATCTCCGATGCAAAATGGCAAAAAATTATGGATGTAAATGTACTTGGGGTTATGCGCTCTATCCGCAGAGCTATTCCTATTTTTAAAGCACAGAAATCAGGGATTATAATCAATATCGCTTCTTTGGGAGGACTTTATGGCGCTCGTGCGGGTGTTGCCTACACCACTTCAAAACATGCCCTTGTAGGTCTGACAAAAAACACAGCTTTCATGTATGCTAAAGAAAATATCCGTTGCAATGCCATTGCTCCTGGTGGAGTAGCTACTAATATAGCTACATCGATGGGAGACATCAATCAATTTGGGATGGCAAAGACTCAGCCAGGGCTGGCTTTAAGCCCAAGTTTTGGTCAACCAGAAGATATTGCTACAGTTGCTCTTTTCTTAGCATCAGCTGAATCCAACTTCGTCAATGGTGCGGTTCTCACTGCAGACGGTGGATGGTCAGCTTACTGA
- a CDS encoding amino acid ABC transporter permease, whose translation MKSTNPFAMWRWEDLFQNFDSFSSGFLRTLQVAILALVLALVIGIVIGILSTAHNLILRSIARVYVEIFQNIPLVIQIFFMYNGLAMAGLVLSEFTIGVVGVGLYHGAYIGEVVRAGILAVPKGQQEAAYAQGFSYTQTMRYIILPQMVKGILPPLTNQAVSLIKNTSVLAIIAGADLMYAADSYASFSLNYGPSYVVAGLLYFILCFPLATFSRKYEEKLKNNDSLVVDIPEVME comes from the coding sequence ATGAAAAGTACAAATCCATTTGCTATGTGGAGGTGGGAGGACCTCTTTCAAAATTTTGATAGTTTTAGTTCTGGATTTTTAAGAACACTCCAAGTGGCTATCTTAGCATTAGTATTAGCATTAGTCATTGGGATAGTTATTGGAATCTTATCAACTGCCCACAACTTGATCCTGCGTTCGATCGCACGAGTATATGTCGAAATTTTTCAAAATATCCCTCTAGTCATTCAAATATTTTTTATGTACAACGGATTAGCAATGGCTGGTTTGGTTTTAAGTGAGTTCACGATTGGGGTAGTGGGAGTAGGCCTGTATCATGGAGCCTACATTGGTGAAGTTGTGCGTGCGGGTATTTTAGCTGTTCCTAAAGGTCAGCAAGAAGCTGCGTATGCACAAGGGTTTAGTTACACACAAACCATGCGCTACATCATATTGCCGCAAATGGTCAAAGGTATCTTGCCTCCGCTAACCAATCAAGCGGTCAGTTTAATAAAAAATACTTCTGTATTGGCTATCATCGCCGGAGCAGACTTAATGTATGCTGCAGACTCATATGCTTCATTTAGTTTAAACTATGGACCATCCTATGTGGTCGCAGGATTACTTTACTTCATTCTCTGCTTCCCACTGGCTACATTCTCAAGAAAATACGAAGAAAAATTAAAAAATAATGATTCCTTAGTTGTGGATATTCCGGAGGTGATGGAATGA
- a CDS encoding heavy metal translocating P-type ATPase, whose amino-acid sequence MVNFLVKTRVGQFLIIGIFFTIIGFILDPFGGLYSQFSFYFAILFLGFFAAKKAIVETIYSHSPNVDLLMILAALGACVINYESEGAVLLLIFAGSEALEAYATNKSNSAISELMAHVPSVAQVLKENGEVVEVATEVLQVGDIVVVSKGAQIPIDGYADRKTQINEAALTGESLPAEKEEGDEVFSGTFNEGNSFHLKVNKTSDQTVFSNIIRMVEEAQNRPSKISKFIDRIESRYVIAVLIAVPLFIMTLYYFNDLTFQEAFYRGMVLLTVASPCALVASATPATLSAISNGAKNGVLVKGGAAMEALNTMDILYSDKTGTLTFGDFQVLDHEVPEDIISEVVYMEQQSNHPIANAIVKSFENVDFGGVDFSEPVEEVAGSGVRKGDIKVGKPGAFEGYRDEKHYFNKIAEGNTTIFVAKGNEIVGYLSLSDQIRHEAVEAISGFQKEGIQVVLLTGDNEKVALKVAKEVKVNDYVANCSPEDKINYILESQKNDKVVGMIGDGINDAPALANADIGIAMGSGSSVAMESADVVIVKNDLAKLLYSYQLSSRLNRIIKQNVIFSISIIVMLIFLNLFGYLDLPIGVVFHEGSTILVILNGLRLLHRDKKRVLQDESIKTKYKDEKNESF is encoded by the coding sequence ATGGTAAACTTTTTAGTCAAGACACGGGTAGGACAATTTTTGATCATAGGTATTTTCTTTACGATCATCGGATTTATATTGGATCCTTTTGGAGGCCTGTATAGCCAATTTTCATTTTACTTTGCCATTTTATTTTTAGGTTTCTTTGCCGCAAAAAAAGCCATAGTGGAAACGATCTACTCTCACTCGCCCAATGTTGATCTACTGATGATTTTAGCGGCATTGGGAGCTTGTGTGATCAATTATGAGTCAGAAGGAGCGGTCTTATTATTGATTTTTGCCGGATCAGAAGCCCTAGAAGCTTATGCTACCAATAAATCAAATAGTGCTATTTCCGAATTAATGGCCCATGTCCCGTCCGTAGCCCAAGTATTAAAAGAGAATGGGGAAGTTGTTGAAGTAGCTACAGAGGTCTTACAAGTTGGGGATATTGTGGTCGTTTCAAAAGGAGCTCAAATACCCATTGATGGATATGCTGACCGAAAAACACAAATCAATGAAGCGGCCCTAACCGGTGAATCTTTGCCTGCTGAAAAGGAAGAAGGGGATGAAGTTTTTTCAGGAACCTTCAATGAAGGCAACTCGTTCCATCTTAAAGTGAATAAAACAAGTGATCAAACGGTCTTTTCGAATATTATTCGGATGGTAGAAGAAGCACAAAATAGGCCGTCAAAAATTTCGAAATTCATTGACCGGATCGAGTCAAGATACGTAATAGCCGTTCTAATTGCTGTACCGCTCTTCATAATGACGCTATACTATTTCAACGACCTTACTTTCCAAGAAGCCTTTTACCGGGGGATGGTTTTATTAACTGTTGCTAGTCCTTGTGCTTTGGTCGCCTCTGCTACACCAGCAACACTCAGTGCTATCAGTAATGGAGCAAAAAATGGCGTACTGGTAAAAGGTGGTGCAGCCATGGAAGCTTTGAATACGATGGATATTTTGTACAGCGATAAAACAGGTACGCTAACTTTTGGTGACTTTCAAGTTCTAGATCATGAAGTGCCGGAGGATATTATTAGTGAAGTGGTTTATATGGAACAACAATCTAATCACCCAATAGCAAATGCAATTGTTAAATCGTTTGAAAACGTAGATTTTGGAGGGGTCGACTTTTCAGAACCCGTTGAGGAAGTAGCGGGTTCTGGTGTTAGAAAAGGCGATATCAAAGTAGGAAAGCCGGGTGCTTTCGAAGGGTACCGCGATGAGAAGCATTACTTTAATAAAATAGCCGAAGGAAATACGACTATTTTTGTTGCGAAGGGCAATGAAATTGTGGGCTATTTATCGCTTTCTGACCAAATACGTCATGAAGCTGTAGAAGCCATATCAGGTTTCCAAAAAGAGGGTATTCAAGTTGTTTTATTGACTGGAGACAATGAAAAGGTAGCTTTGAAAGTTGCTAAAGAAGTGAAAGTCAACGATTATGTAGCAAACTGTTCACCAGAAGATAAGATCAATTACATTTTAGAGAGTCAGAAAAATGACAAAGTAGTAGGGATGATCGGTGATGGAATAAATGATGCACCTGCATTGGCAAATGCTGATATTGGTATTGCCATGGGGAGTGGTTCGTCAGTGGCGATGGAGTCGGCTGATGTAGTGATCGTCAAAAATGATTTAGCTAAATTATTATACAGTTATCAATTAAGCAGCAGATTAAACCGGATCATCAAGCAAAATGTTATCTTCTCAATAAGTATTATTGTGATGCTGATCTTTTTAAATCTTTTTGGCTACTTGGATCTGCCAATAGGTGTCGTCTTCCATGAAGGGTCAACAATTTTAGTTATTTTAAATGGGTTACGGTTATTGCATCGAGATAAAAAAAGAGTATTACAAGATGAGTCAATAAAAACTAAATACAAAGATGAAAAAAATGAATCATTTTAA
- a CDS encoding LLM class flavin-dependent oxidoreductase — MRLSVLDQAPITSGNTAVDALAKAEELAVLADELGYTRMWMAEHHGTNGFASSAPEITAAHLAAKTKNIRIGTGGVMMMHYSPLKLAEVFKTLSAFSPGRIDFGVGRAPGGDNNSIYALSEGRQPMLDNMYEKFDTALKLINDEVPKERIYTQTIATPSHIHLPEAWLLGSSGSSARKAAQMGVGYSFAQFFMGGMTKDILDEYKGNFQPSPFMEKPYINVAYLVTTAETREEAEYEAKPQDIARLLMGRGQMGQLLTPEEAQHYPLTEIDKLTIKQGRELHLVGTPKEIATKLIEDQEKYGFDEAMICSITHSQEKRLNVYRLLAKELLNK; from the coding sequence GTGAGATTAAGTGTATTAGATCAAGCACCGATAACAAGCGGGAATACAGCTGTAGATGCCTTAGCAAAAGCTGAAGAATTGGCTGTTTTAGCAGACGAATTAGGGTATACACGTATGTGGATGGCAGAACATCATGGGACAAATGGTTTTGCAAGTTCAGCTCCTGAAATCACTGCTGCGCATTTAGCGGCAAAAACAAAAAATATTAGGATCGGTACGGGTGGCGTCATGATGATGCACTATTCACCTTTGAAATTAGCAGAGGTCTTTAAGACGTTAAGTGCTTTTTCGCCAGGACGAATCGATTTTGGAGTAGGACGTGCTCCAGGTGGTGATAATAACTCTATTTATGCTTTATCAGAAGGTCGTCAACCTATGTTGGATAATATGTATGAAAAATTTGATACAGCTTTAAAATTAATTAATGATGAAGTGCCTAAAGAACGAATTTACACCCAAACGATTGCTACCCCTTCACACATTCATTTGCCCGAAGCGTGGCTTCTTGGTTCGAGTGGTAGCAGTGCACGAAAAGCTGCTCAAATGGGAGTAGGCTATTCATTTGCTCAATTCTTTATGGGGGGGATGACTAAAGACATCTTGGATGAATATAAAGGTAATTTTCAGCCCTCTCCATTTATGGAAAAACCATATATTAATGTAGCTTATCTTGTTACAACAGCTGAAACGAGAGAAGAAGCTGAGTATGAGGCAAAGCCTCAAGATATCGCACGTCTATTGATGGGAAGAGGTCAGATGGGTCAATTATTGACACCTGAAGAAGCACAACACTACCCCTTGACCGAAATTGATAAATTAACAATAAAACAAGGGCGTGAACTGCATTTGGTAGGTACGCCAAAAGAAATTGCTACGAAATTGATAGAAGATCAAGAAAAATATGGCTTTGATGAAGCTATGATTTGTAGCATTACTCATTCACAAGAAAAGCGATTAAACGTCTATCGTTTATTAGCAAAAGAACTGTTAAATAAATAA
- a CDS encoding cupin domain-containing protein: MTIDFKDHGKKPYIVNIEDATVQNDNYRTTIWTGGQLQTTLMSIKPNDDIGLEVHHGIDQFIRIEEGQGLCQMGPTEDNLNFKQSVSDDEAVFVPADMWHNIKNTGTKPLKLYTIYAGPDHVEGTVHPTHEDAENDPNEQ, translated from the coding sequence ATGACAATCGATTTTAAAGATCATGGTAAAAAACCTTATATAGTAAATATTGAAGATGCAACTGTTCAAAACGATAATTATCGTACAACAATCTGGACGGGGGGACAATTACAAACAACGTTAATGTCCATTAAACCAAACGATGATATTGGCTTAGAAGTTCATCATGGAATTGATCAATTTATTCGTATTGAAGAAGGACAAGGACTATGTCAAATGGGTCCGACTGAAGATAACTTGAATTTCAAGCAGTCTGTTTCTGATGATGAAGCCGTATTTGTTCCAGCAGATATGTGGCATAACATCAAAAATACAGGAACTAAACCTTTAAAATTATATACCATTTATGCTGGACCTGATCATGTTGAGGGAACCGTTCATCCAACTCATGAAGATGCAGAAAATGATCCAAACGAACAATAA
- a CDS encoding amino acid ABC transporter permease translates to MMNSIQTVFTRPNVLFLLDGIKTTLLISLYVVILSIVFGTLLGLVRNYEKQFFGKLAGFYIELFRNTPLLLWMLGCAFLIPGSTILVKASVALFLYTAAVVAEIVRGGLNSIPKGQFEAAHSQGFSFFQTLAYIILPQTFKKIIPSLLSQVITTIKDTSFLAGLGIMEFTRSGQVILGKVTKTSEVFLIYGFLALIYFIICFTLSVLVRSWHKNNSENV, encoded by the coding sequence ATGATGAACTCCATACAAACCGTTTTTACACGGCCTAACGTATTATTCTTGTTAGATGGAATAAAGACCACTTTACTGATTTCTTTGTATGTAGTCATCCTTTCAATTGTCTTTGGAACACTCTTAGGATTGGTTAGAAATTATGAAAAGCAGTTTTTTGGGAAATTAGCTGGCTTTTACATCGAATTGTTCCGCAATACGCCATTGCTGTTATGGATGCTAGGTTGTGCTTTTCTGATTCCAGGTAGTACAATATTAGTGAAGGCTTCTGTAGCACTGTTTCTTTATACAGCAGCGGTAGTAGCAGAAATTGTGCGTGGTGGATTAAACTCGATACCTAAAGGACAATTTGAAGCCGCTCATTCTCAAGGGTTCTCATTTTTTCAAACATTAGCGTATATTATTCTGCCGCAAACGTTCAAAAAAATTATTCCTTCCTTATTGTCACAAGTGATTACAACTATTAAAGATACATCATTTCTTGCTGGACTAGGAATTATGGAATTTACAAGAAGTGGTCAAGTGATTTTAGGAAAAGTAACGAAAACTTCTGAAGTGTTTTTGATTTATGGTTTCTTGGCGTTAATTTATTTTATTATTTGTTTTACACTATCTGTGTTAGTAAGAAGTTGGCATAAAAACAACTCTGAAAATGTCTAG